From Pseudodesulfovibrio nedwellii:
ATGCTGACGCCTGGAAGGATACCGGTAATATAATTTTAATAGGATTGGGCGGTTCAGGTAAAAAGGCATTGGCTAACCTTCTCGGCGGACGAACCGGACTGGTTGTCGTGGCCCCGAAAGGAGTCACCGAGGCTGTGCAGGTTTTGGGCGCAGGGCCGCGTATTATCGTGCTTGAAGACGGATTGGTCGAAGCCGCCGAGGTCCAGGCGCTCATCCATGGTTCTGGCAAGGTCTTTTATATAATGGTTGATTCCAAAATTTTGTCGGAACGTGTTGCGGACAGAGAAGGCGTAGGAGATACGGAAGCCCTGTGGCGTGAAATTTCTGCCCGTCTGGCCGTTATGGAACCCGTGTTCTATAGTGTACTTCATTTTATTATGCAGGGAGCGCAATCCCCGGATGAATTGGTGGATGATGCCATGGAAAAAATTGGGTACTAATTTACTTTCATACCCAGTCGATTGATGACATGCGTTGCGGTTTGCGGTAAGCACAAAATCTCGTTTGCGACACAGACCATTCATAGGGAGCTTTACATGCCGGAAAAGAAACTCAGGGTCGACTTTATGACCATGACACCTGATGCTTTGTCACTTATCTACGCCGCTTTTCGCCAGTGCTATCATGCTGGATTTGTAGCAGATATGTGGCCTAGATTGCTTTCTGGCGACATTGATCCCGAGGTGCAGGCGGACTTTGTGTCCAAAACTATGGAATCCGGACATGACAGTCCCGTTGAACATGTGTCCATGACCTTCGCTGTCGAAGGTATTTCCAGAGCGTGCTCCCATCAGATTGTGCGTCATCGTATCGCTTCCTACTCTCAGCAGAGTCAGCGGTATGTGGCCGAAAATGATATGGAATATATCCTGCCCCCAGCCATTGCCAAGATCCCCGAAGCCAAAGAACGTTTTGAGTCGTTTATGGAAGAAGTGCAATCCGCTTATTCCGATCTGCGTGAAATCCTGGTGGCCAACGGGCGTAAGTCCAAGGCCAATGAGGATGCCCGTTTCGTGTTGCCTCAGGCTGCAGAAACAAAAATTGTCATCACCATGAATTGTCGCAGTCTGAATCATTTTTTTCATTTGCGGTGCTGTAATCGTGCCCAGTGGGAAGTTCGAGCCGTGGCAGACCAGATGCTTGCACTTTGCAAAGAAAAGCTTCCCGCCATCTTTATGAATGGTGGCGCTCGGTGCGAACAGCTAGGATATTGTCCGGAATCTCCGAAATTTGCCTGTGGCAAGTACCCGAGTCGCGATAAAACTTCAGGTTAACTTTTCCAAAGGCCGGGATAAAATCCTGCCCCTCTGACACCTTGTGCTTTTTGGCATTTTTGTGTCGTGCTTTTTTTTGTCATATTTTTCAGCATGTTGATGCTGTTCAAAAATGACAGCCCTGTGTCAGCCCTTGGGGGACGGGGCTTTTTGACTCCTTGTGCAACATGTGTTTGACAGGCTGCGGGGAGTAAGAATTGTTGCTGTTAAGTTTAGTGTAAATAATTTAGATAGTTATCACTAATTTTTAGTTTTTTTACTTGATTTACCATTGGTTAACCTGTCATAAAAAATAATCAATGGAAAAGGAATTTAATGTAAAAATGATGAATTTGATGAAATCTGAGTTTTAAACTGTTTAAAACATTTTCAACAGTTGTTAAGAACTGTACTCTCTAGATATATTTGAGAGTCCGAAAACCCTTGTAGCTCAGTTGTTTCATGGGGTGGGCGGTGAAAAGAAGGGCTGAGTGCGGGTTTCCTGATTTTGTCTTGTTTTATAACAGG
This genomic window contains:
- the thyX gene encoding FAD-dependent thymidylate synthase, with protein sequence MPEKKLRVDFMTMTPDALSLIYAAFRQCYHAGFVADMWPRLLSGDIDPEVQADFVSKTMESGHDSPVEHVSMTFAVEGISRACSHQIVRHRIASYSQQSQRYVAENDMEYILPPAIAKIPEAKERFESFMEEVQSAYSDLREILVANGRKSKANEDARFVLPQAAETKIVITMNCRSLNHFFHLRCCNRAQWEVRAVADQMLALCKEKLPAIFMNGGARCEQLGYCPESPKFACGKYPSRDKTSG